The DNA region TGATGGTCATCTTGCGGTCGGTCGGACCGGTGATCTCCACCCGGCGGTCGTTCAGCGCGGCCGGGGCCGGCGCGACCTTCCAGGAGTCGTCCGCGCGGACCGCCGCCGTCTCGGGCAGGAAGTCCAGCGTGGACGTACGGGCGATCTCGGCGCGGCGCTCGCCGCGGCGGGCGAGCAGCTCGTCACGGCGGGGCGTGAACTGCCGGTGCAGCTCGGCCACGAACGCGAGGGCCGCGTCGGTCAGGACCTCGTCCTGCCGGGGCAGGGGCTCGGCATCGACGATGGCCAGCGGGGACGGCGCTGGTGCGGACATGAGCTGTCACTCCTTCAGCGGGCGGCGTGGGCGGCGTCTCACGGCCGCCGGGTCGCCTGAAATGGCACGGCGTGCCACGGCTCCGGGATACGGGCGTGGACGCCGTCCGAGGTGCAGAGGGCTTCTGGCCAGTGGATAGTAGTTTCCTCATAGTGGAAGTTCAATGGTTTGTTGATGTCGAGATTCTCCGGGTCGACAGAAGTGGCCCGGTGCTGGCGCAGCGTGCCAGTCCGGTCACCCGAGGTGTTTCAGGTCCTCCGCCGTGTCGATGTCGTACGCCTGAGCCACATCGGAACACTCGACGAGCGTGATCGCATCGCGGTGCGCCCGCAGGTACGCCCGAGCGCCCTGGTCACCCACCGCGCCCGCCGCGATGTCCGCCCACAGGCCCGCCCCGAACAGCACCGGATGGCCGCGTTCCCCGTCGTACGCGGCGGCCGCGATCCCCGTCCGGGAGCGGTACGCCGAACGCACCCGTGCCACTGCGTCCGCGCCGATGCCCGGCTGGTCGACCAGGAGGACGAGCGCCGCGTCGGCCCCCGTGCCGGCCAGTGCCCCGAGCCCCGCCCGCAGAGACGAGCCCATGCCCTCGGTCCACCCGGGGTTGACGGTCACCGTGCAGCCGCTGAGGTCGGCGCGGGCCCGGACCTCGTCCGCGGCGGCGCCCAGGACCACATGGACGGGGCCGCAGCCGCCGTCGCGCAGTACCCGCACCGCGTGCTCGACCAGTGGCCGGCCGCGGTGTTCGAGCAGCGCCTTGGGCCGTCCGCCGAGCCGCCGTCCGCCGCCCGCGGCGAGCAGCAGTCCGGCGATCCCGGGGGTTGGTGTTGTCGTAGTCATGCGGTCTGGATACCCCAATACGCCCCGGACGCGCACCCTTCGCTTAAGCAAGCGGAGGAGGGTGTGAGCGGGGGCGGCGTCCACCGGGCGACACGCGTATCACCCTTACGGGACACCCTGAATTCTGTCCGTGGAGTGGCGCTCGACACCTGTCATGGCGTTAACTTGCGCGCACGACCGGACACTTGGCCACGGTGTGGGGACCGGTCGGAACACTGGCACAAGGATGTGCGAGGGGGAGTGCTTTGTTGCGAAGCGTGGGGCAGACGCGGGTGACCGGCGGCGGTGGGGACCCGAGGGTGACGGAGCTGCGTACGGCCGTCTCCCGGCTCCGCCGTGAGCTGGCGGGGCACCCGGGCGAATTCCCGGACCGGGGGATCGCCGAGGACGAACTGGCCGCGTTGGACGCGATGGCGGCCGGCGGCGTACCCGAGATTCCGCGTCTGCGCCGCTCACTGCTGCTGATCGCGGGGGCGATCGGCTCGGTGAGCGCCCTGGCCTCCGCGCTCAGGGACGTACGGGTCGCCGTCGATCTCTTCGGTGAGCCACCGCGCGGCTGACCGGCAGCACGGGGGCGGGGTCAGCGGCGGATGAGCCTGCGGGCCGTCGCCGCCGCGACCGCCGAGGTGCGGGAGTCCACACCCAGCTTGGCGTAGATGTGCACCAGATGGGACTTCACCGTCGCCTGGCTGAGGAAGAGCCGCTTGCTGATCTGCAGGTTCGACAGCCCCTCGCCGACCAGCTGCAGGACCTCCAGCTCGCGCTTGGTCAGCGCCTCCGCGGGCGTCCGCATGCGGTCCATCAGCCGGTGGGCGACGGCCGGTGCGAGTGCCGAGCGGCCCGCCGCGGCCGTGCGTACCGCCGCGGCCAGCTCCTCCGGCGGGGCGTCCTTCAGCAGATAGCCGGCGGCGCCCGCCTCGACCGCGGCCAGGATGTCGGCGTCCGAGTCGTACGTGG from Streptomyces sp. NBC_01591 includes:
- a CDS encoding DUF5955 family protein; its protein translation is MGQTRVTGGGGDPRVTELRTAVSRLRRELAGHPGEFPDRGIAEDELAALDAMAAGGVPEIPRLRRSLLLIAGAIGSVSALASALRDVRVAVDLFGEPPRG
- a CDS encoding nucleotidyltransferase family protein, encoding MTTTTPTPGIAGLLLAAGGGRRLGGRPKALLEHRGRPLVEHAVRVLRDGGCGPVHVVLGAAADEVRARADLSGCTVTVNPGWTEGMGSSLRAGLGALAGTGADAALVLLVDQPGIGADAVARVRSAYRSRTGIAAAAYDGERGHPVLFGAGLWADIAAGAVGDQGARAYLRAHRDAITLVECSDVAQAYDIDTAEDLKHLG
- a CDS encoding response regulator transcription factor; amino-acid sequence: MTTPTPIRLLLADDHPVVRAGLRAVLDSEPGFRVVAEAATAEAAVELAATGEFDVVLMDLQFGAGMHGSQATAAITAQPDAPRVLILTTYDSDADILAAVEAGAAGYLLKDAPPEELAAAVRTAAAGRSALAPAVAHRLMDRMRTPAEALTKRELEVLQLVGEGLSNLQISKRLFLSQATVKSHLVHIYAKLGVDSRTSAVAAATARRLIRR